A segment of the Doryrhamphus excisus isolate RoL2022-K1 chromosome 7, RoL_Dexc_1.0, whole genome shotgun sequence genome:
ACATTCAATACACATCCAGGTGTGGATGGGGTTCATTTCACCTGATTTGTTCCCTCCCAGGACCCGTGTCTTATATCACACGCTCACTGCGGACTTGTTCTCCTGATTCTCAAGCAAACAGGGCGACAGTTATAATCAAAAACCTGGCCACTGAGATGAATGCAGGCTTTTAAActatttgaaatattacagaatatacttttttttttctttttaagaaTAGATTTTTGCAATCAGGAGGAACCCGTAGTTCCGGCCAGCAGCCTAGAAGATTCTCTCAACAACAGAAGCAGACATGATTTACTAAGCGGTGCATTTTTTGTATCAAATTACCCACCCAACCACCCCCAAAAGGCCACCCCGCTCTCATTACAGTAGTTCTGCAGGTCAGAATCTATGCAAAATAAAGGGCTCTTGCATTACAATTTTTGATTGggtcattcttttttttcctaacaaaatatgaaaatctaTAGAAAATCTATATAGTGTAGTTCATTAAAAGGTAGAGATATCAAAAACAGAAATCATGGCTCTCCATCATCGTTGAGTAAAGAGGCTAAATTCCAGCTGGAGGAAATTGCACTTGAGCTGCACAATGGGGTCTGTGAGGGCAGTGCTGCGCCGCATTAAGGTGGCcattcactttttgcgcgcgtgtTTGTATTTGTCTACATAGGCCTTCACCAGGTTGGCCACCTTACTTGCGTTCACCTCGCCACTCTTGCTGTGACACACCTGGGGACagggaaacaaacacacacacacacacacaaaacacagctACAGTCAAATTAAGCAGGATCAAACTGGCTCAGACAGAAAACAACCCTCCAATATTCATGGcgatatttttaaataaaatgagtGTGAAAATGCATACCTTCTCCACTGCTTTGCGGACAATCTCCTTGTACTCCTCTTTTGTGATTTCCTTCTTTTGGTAAAAAGGTTTTATGGCCGTCTTAACTTCATTTACAGCTTTCTCTTGGATTTGTTGTTTCTAAAGCATGCAGAGGACCTCATCAGAGACAGCATGATACAAAATAATGCTGAAAAGGCCATAGCTAGTTACCTTTTCTTTTTTGGAGCTGTCAGCTAGAGCCTTGCTATGATGGCCTGACTGTGTTGTAGATGATGGTAGCACCTGGCTGACTGCTTGCTGACCTTGGGTTGCCACAGCAACAACTACTTTGTTTGGAGCAGGAAGCAGGCCCGGGTTTCCGTAAGTGCCCATAGTACTCACCATCTAGGGAAAACAAGGCTTTTAAAAGGATGATCAAAATGCAGAGTCAGTTGTCTTTACTTAAATGCATCATACCTGTGTGTGGCCATCAGCCTGAGCCGCTGCTGCCTGGCTGCCTTGCTGCATTGGTGGGGGCGGCGGGGGAGGTGGCGGGAGGACTGGAGTGCCAACAGCGGGCACCTGCAGCAGTGGCACGGCAGGGTGGAGGTGCACAGGGACTGGAGGGGCCATCGCGTACGGTGCGGTGGGCTGCAAGCTAACTGGCAGGGGTCCCCGAGGTCCCGGCAGGGGGAAGTGATGATGAAGGACGTTGAGCTgaggtggcggcggcggaggcATCACGGTCAGCACGGGTGCTGGCGCGCTGCCCGGTATGGTCTGAAAGGCAGGGTCACTTTTCGGGGGACCTAGAAATAAAAGGTTTGAAGGACTTTCAAGCAGAGTATaatccatatacagtatactatacTACAATGAAGAGCTTATGAAGACCTATGACACAAAAACATTACAGTACAGCAGTAAGCATGCTCCGATCAATCAGTCACTGATCAGTGTTGGCCAATTTCAAAAGGAAAAATACATGATCAGCAtatgccaaaaaaaaccccaaaacaaaaacgATGCTTGCGTTCTAATACTCTCCCCTTCACATGCTGCAGACTTGCGGCGGcaaacccaaacaaacatgtctgctgtgtggaATTTTGATGCAATTTGTGAGTGTGAAGTAAAGTTTGCATCCTGCAACACCTCCGCAAAAAATATAGCAAGTTAAAAAGCTTTCATTTAATCCAGTGTTAAAAGAGCAAACACTTgaaaaaatcatgtaaaaataaataaaaatacagtaaatcaaTCTAGAATTGTCCTGACTTTTCTCCCTTTACGGCACCCCTGGCCAATACCAccaattataaataaatggaaacatATCCAGTTAATCCATGTGACCAGTATCTGTAACAGCGGAGCtcactcatggattattagTAGTGGAATCCGCAGCATAAGAGCCTGATCGGAGCACCCTATACagcagtgtttcccaaccttTTTGAGCCAAGGCATGcagtatatttaatatattttacaacCTCAGACCACACCAACCAAGCATGCCTGTCTGTTGTACGAGTGGCAGCAGGTGGATACACAGGTTCATGATTATCTAACGTCTGTCATCTCTGCATGTCATTGCCTGCCTGGATAAAGGTAGATTATTTCTAGAAAAGAATGAACTGTTTTGGGGATCAATTAAGTGAAATTGAATAATTTCCCAAAGCACACTTGATGATCTCTCATTGAGCCACGGCACAGTGGTTGGGAATCACTTTTGTAGAGAACAGTAGAACGATTATAACCTGATGCTGGTTGCTCCTCCTCTGTTCTGTTCCAGGCTCCTGCTCCCCCTCTCTCCCTCTTGGAGTAATAATCCTGAACATCAGCAGGAAGTGTCCTCCGGACTGCCCAGCTGGATGCTGATGACCAGCCTGAGCGATCCAGCATGGAGTCGCCAGTCTCTGAGTCCTGTTTCCTGCGTCCACCACCGCGATTCTCGTTGAAGCGGCTGTAGGCGTCAGTCCCTGAATTGTTGCCCGTCCCTGAGTTGCTTCGTGGCTGCCTGTGGTTGTCATCCTCCTGCTGGTTGTGAAAGCCGCGGTTGCCACCGCCCCATCCTGCCCCGCGGCCACGATCGTAGCCCCTCGACTCCCCCCTGCTTCCTCGATCTTCCCACCGGgagccaccgccaccgccaagGTCCCGGCTCCTGTTCTCAGCTTCACTGCGAGTCTTTTCTGTCACCCAGTCAGGATTGTCTGACCAGCCCTGGCGTTCAGGTGATGCTTCGGCTGGGACGCCATTTTCAAAGCGACCAGCGCCTGCATGATACCGCCGTCCCTCGCTGCCATTCCCGCTGCCCTGCCCTGACCTCCAGCCACCCTGTCGGTCTTTTCGCTGGGGAGACTGATCTCTTAAGAGCAGGTGCTCAGGGCTGGACCCGCGTTTGTAAGATCTTGTTCTAGAGCGAGACCGTGATCTAGATCTGGAGCGACTCCTGGATCGCCTCCTCCTTCTGTCACGGCTACGGTCCCTCCTGGAGTAGTCCCTCTCTCTGTCTCGCCCCCGATCTCTTTCTCTGCTGCGAGGACGGGACGACTGGCTGGAGGGAGGGCTGCTGGCACGTTCTCTCGAATGAGAGCGGGAGCGCCTGGATTGCTCTCGTCTGGAGTCCCTCTTAGGGGACCAGGAGGAGGATGGGGAGTGGAAGCGAGAGCGTCGCTGCCTTCCATTCTTCCTCTCATGGCTCACGTCTCTCTCTTCGTGGTCCTTGGAACTTTCTACCTTAACAGAGGAAGGAATTTCGGCAGCAGCTGATGCCGTCCTCTCATGTGATACATCCAAATTGGTATTGCTACCATGCCCACTCGAGGGGGAACTACAGTCCATAGGAACTACATTAGTATCATCTTTGGTGAGACGGTCATCCTCGATTCTTTCTCCAGAAGTGTCCGCTTCTGCTGATTCTGCCGTTC
Coding sequences within it:
- the scaf11 gene encoding protein SCAF11; this encodes MTGAESDGQGPPPDGSDGEEAERCPICLGVLARGELAMPDSCCHVFCLGCLLTWAELQTVPSCPVDRRPFTSVYRWDGSLCCVKVPVRRREAEPEAQSGRNTEHEVCLKSNLWKRSVRQKARTMAHSKTKGLVRKCNNDPLAVSRKKVRETVCRAWPPSVLISLTTSTQDITEPLLVTEDILYETKRCKRQVQDCPWFSPAAPITATGTSSFLPTIRNHSPFTFGLCSSPITSTSSFGPGHFVFQGVVCAITCPKGEEKRGGRASNSKAPSKKAESMPSRRSGRNSKPQGEAPVSDQSSPPQSSVSDSDSSINQPSKPGRTSQVPGKRKLRQVTNRKASGKRKNTGKKQSSEFVGSPTASEDDEVDRVDSTDKEGEQDEVEDEMNNPEQPSDAEGSLSAEQDGVDSPDEQTSAEPLSCDVGQDTNETLEEDSNEQKADEGDSHPSCPSNSSPKSPESCSDGKPSMQEEEAPDMSTSNREDDSPSEPEDLTSPDGDKMTEQDDKMEICAASEESNDAKPLNDQQTVACEILKPAEQSEESVAIQEAKQSEDSGSKTFGTAESAEADTSGERIEDDRLTKDDTNVVPMDCSSPSSGHGSNTNLDVSHERTASAAAEIPSSVKVESSKDHEERDVSHERKNGRQRRSRFHSPSSSWSPKRDSRREQSRRSRSHSRERASSPPSSQSSRPRSRERDRGRDRERDYSRRDRSRDRRRRRSRSRSRSRSRSRSRTRSYKRGSSPEHLLLRDQSPQRKDRQGGWRSGQGSGNGSEGRRYHAGAGRFENGVPAEASPERQGWSDNPDWVTEKTRSEAENRSRDLGGGGGSRWEDRGSRGESRGYDRGRGAGWGGGNRGFHNQQEDDNHRQPRSNSGTGNNSGTDAYSRFNENRGGGRRKQDSETGDSMLDRSGWSSASSWAVRRTLPADVQDYYSKRERGGAGAWNRTEEEQPASGPPKSDPAFQTIPGSAPAPVLTVMPPPPPPQLNVLHHHFPLPGPRGPLPVSLQPTAPYAMAPPVPVHLHPAVPLLQVPAVGTPVLPPPPPPPPPMQQGSQAAAAQADGHTQMVSTMGTYGNPGLLPAPNKVVVAVATQGQQAVSQVLPSSTTQSGHHSKALADSSKKEKKQQIQEKAVNEVKTAIKPFYQKKEITKEEYKEIVRKAVEKVCHSKSGEVNASKVANLVKAYVDKYKHARKK